In Pseudomonas poae, a single genomic region encodes these proteins:
- a CDS encoding twin-arginine translocation pathway signal protein, which yields MNPSLTETPALSRRGVLKIGLCASAFLATAGLGASLSGCSASTPASGFAMLRSSDLPFLRAVIPVLLEGVASAQEVTSGIEGTLKKLDFSLQRLSPEMFKLTQQLFDVLGMGITRGPLTGIWGSWENASAEQIRNFLHRWENSYLNLLRMGQGSLLKLVIMAWYFQPASWAHCGYPGPPKI from the coding sequence ATGAACCCCAGCCTGACTGAAACACCTGCGCTATCACGGCGCGGCGTCTTGAAAATCGGCCTGTGCGCCAGCGCTTTCCTGGCCACCGCCGGGCTGGGCGCCAGCCTCAGTGGCTGTTCCGCCAGCACGCCGGCCAGCGGCTTTGCGATGTTGCGCAGCAGTGATTTGCCGTTTCTACGGGCGGTGATCCCGGTGCTATTGGAGGGCGTGGCCAGCGCCCAAGAAGTGACCAGCGGGATAGAGGGCACGCTTAAAAAGCTCGATTTCAGCCTGCAGCGCCTGTCGCCTGAGATGTTCAAGCTCACCCAGCAACTGTTCGACGTGCTGGGCATGGGTATCACTCGTGGGCCGTTGACGGGGATCTGGGGCAGCTGGGAAAACGCCAGCGCCGAGCAGATCCGCAACTTCCTGCACCGCTGGGAAAATAGCTACTTGAACCTGCTGCGCATGGGCCAGGGCTCGTTGCTCAAACTGGTGATCATGGCGTGGTACTTCCAGCCGGCATCCTGGGCGCATTGCGGGTACCCAGGGCCACCGAAGATCTAG
- a CDS encoding pantetheine-phosphate adenylyltransferase — MNRVLYPGTFDPITKGHGDLVERASRLFDHVIIAVAASPKKNPLFPLEQRVELAREVTKHLPNVEVVGFSTLLAHFAKEQNANVFLRGLRAVSDFEYEFQLANMNRQLAPDVESLFLTPSERYSFISSTLVREIAALGGDITKFVHPAVADALTLRFKK; from the coding sequence ATGAACCGAGTGTTGTACCCAGGTACCTTCGACCCGATTACCAAAGGCCATGGCGACCTGGTCGAACGCGCCTCGCGCTTGTTCGACCATGTGATCATCGCGGTCGCAGCCAGCCCCAAGAAAAACCCGCTGTTTCCCCTGGAACAGCGCGTGGAGCTGGCGCGTGAGGTCACTAAGCACCTGCCCAACGTGGAAGTGGTGGGCTTTTCCACGTTGCTCGCGCACTTCGCCAAAGAGCAGAACGCCAATGTGTTCCTGCGCGGCCTGCGCGCGGTATCGGACTTCGAATACGAATTCCAGCTGGCCAACATGAACCGCCAGCTGGCGCCGGACGTGGAAAGCCTGTTCCTCACACCGTCGGAACGTTATTCGTTCATTTCCTCGACGTTAGTCCGTGAAATTGCCGCTTTGGGCGGTGATATCACCAAGTTCGTGCACCCAGCCGTGGCCGATGCGCTGACGTTGCGCTTCAAGAAGTAA
- a CDS encoding HDOD domain-containing protein produces the protein MSQELSAEQIQQALQGISVPPQPQIMVDLQMEQYMPDPDLEVIARLIAQDPGLSGALLKIVNSPYYGLSNKIASIQRAVNLLGSRSIINLINAQSIKGEMSDDTIVTLNRFWDTAQDVAMTCLTLAKRTGSQAVDEAYALGLFHDCGVPLMLKRFPNYMAVLEEAYANAGADCRVVDTENNAFNTNHAVVGYYTAKSWRLPEHVTDAIANHHNALAIFSDESSRNPQLKNLLAILKMAEHICSSYRVLGNQAVDHEWNAIGHLVLDYVGLSDYDFESMKLSIRELGAH, from the coding sequence ATGTCCCAAGAGCTTTCCGCCGAGCAGATCCAACAGGCCCTGCAAGGCATCAGCGTGCCGCCCCAACCGCAGATCATGGTGGATCTGCAGATGGAGCAATACATGCCCGACCCGGACCTGGAAGTGATCGCGCGGTTGATCGCCCAGGACCCTGGCCTGTCCGGCGCACTGCTGAAAATCGTCAACTCGCCGTATTACGGCCTGAGCAACAAGATCGCCTCGATCCAGCGCGCGGTGAACCTGCTGGGCAGTCGTTCGATCATCAATCTGATCAACGCGCAGTCGATCAAGGGCGAGATGAGCGACGACACCATCGTCACCCTCAACCGTTTTTGGGACACTGCCCAGGATGTGGCCATGACTTGCCTCACCCTGGCCAAGCGCACCGGCTCCCAAGCCGTGGACGAAGCCTATGCCCTGGGCCTGTTCCACGATTGCGGCGTGCCGTTGATGCTTAAGCGCTTCCCCAACTACATGGCCGTGCTGGAAGAGGCCTACGCCAATGCCGGCGCGGACTGCCGCGTGGTCGACACCGAGAACAACGCGTTCAACACCAACCATGCCGTAGTGGGCTACTACACCGCCAAATCCTGGCGCCTGCCGGAGCATGTGACCGACGCCATCGCCAACCACCACAACGCATTGGCGATATTCAGCGACGAGTCTTCGCGCAACCCGCAGCTTAAAAACCTGCTGGCGATCCTGAAGATGGCCGAGCACATCTGCTCGTCCTACCGCGTGCTGGGCAACCAGGCAGTGGACCATGAGTGGAATGCCATTGGCCATTTGGTGCTGGACTACGTGGGCCTGTCGGACTACGACTTCGAAAGCATGAAGCTGTCGATCCGCGAGTTGGGCGCCCACTAA
- a CDS encoding GMC family oxidoreductase translates to MPVPDLFREGLARGWKTHNGAALDSDLTLEADVAIIGSGAGGGTTAEILSAAGYKVLLIEEGPLKTSSDFKLLEDEAYTSLYQEGIGRMSKDGAITILQGRAVGGTTLINWTSSFRTPDATLSHWASEYAVRGHSSAEMAPWFEKMEQRLGIAPWAMPPNANNDVIRKGCEKLGYSWHVIPRNVRGCFNLGYCGMGCPVNAKQSMLVTTIPSTLEKGGELLYLARAERLKYSGDTISSLECVAMDALCVAPTGRKITVKAKHYVLSGGGINSPALLMRSDAPDPHSRVGKRTFLHLVNFSAGLFDEVINPFYGAPQSIYSDHFQWQDGTTGKMSYKLEAPPLHPALASTLLGGYGTQNALDMSQLPNTHAMLALLRDGFHPDSPGGTVDLRGDGTPVLDYQVSDYAWDGLRRAFHSMAEIQFAAGAKSVKPLHHDARYVKTLGEARTLIDGLNLELHRTCLGSAHVMGGCAMGEDPKKSVADSLGRHHQLRNLSIHDGSLFPTSIGANPQLSVYGLTAQLATALAERLKTA, encoded by the coding sequence ATGCCCGTACCCGATCTGTTCCGTGAAGGCCTCGCCCGTGGCTGGAAAACCCACAACGGCGCAGCCCTCGACAGCGACCTGACCCTGGAAGCCGACGTCGCCATCATCGGCAGCGGCGCCGGGGGTGGCACTACGGCTGAAATCCTCAGCGCGGCGGGCTACAAAGTGCTATTGATCGAAGAAGGCCCGCTCAAGACCAGCAGCGATTTCAAGCTGCTGGAAGACGAGGCCTACACCAGCTTGTACCAGGAAGGCATCGGCCGCATGAGCAAGGACGGCGCGATCACTATCTTGCAGGGCCGGGCCGTGGGCGGCACCACCTTGATCAACTGGACATCCAGCTTTCGTACACCCGACGCGACCCTTTCCCACTGGGCCAGTGAATACGCGGTGAGGGGCCACAGCAGTGCCGAAATGGCGCCGTGGTTCGAAAAGATGGAACAGCGCCTCGGCATCGCCCCGTGGGCCATGCCGCCCAATGCCAACAACGATGTGATCCGCAAAGGCTGCGAAAAGCTCGGCTACAGCTGGCATGTAATCCCACGTAATGTGCGCGGCTGTTTCAACCTGGGCTATTGCGGCATGGGTTGCCCGGTCAACGCCAAACAGTCGATGTTGGTGACCACCATCCCGTCCACCCTCGAAAAAGGCGGCGAGTTGCTCTATCTGGCGCGCGCCGAACGCCTCAAATACAGCGGCGACACCATCAGCAGCCTGGAATGCGTGGCCATGGACGCCCTGTGCGTGGCACCGACCGGCCGCAAGATCACGGTCAAGGCCAAGCACTACGTGCTCTCTGGCGGGGGCATTAACAGCCCGGCGCTGCTGATGCGCTCGGACGCCCCGGACCCGCATTCGCGAGTGGGCAAGCGCACGTTCCTGCATCTGGTGAACTTCTCCGCGGGGCTGTTCGATGAGGTGATCAACCCGTTCTACGGCGCGCCGCAGTCGATCTATTCCGACCATTTCCAATGGCAAGACGGCACCACCGGCAAAATGTCGTACAAGCTCGAAGCTCCGCCCCTACACCCTGCTCTGGCCAGTACCCTGCTCGGCGGCTACGGTACCCAAAACGCCCTGGACATGAGCCAACTGCCCAACACCCACGCCATGCTCGCCTTGTTACGCGACGGTTTTCACCCGGACAGCCCCGGTGGCACCGTGGATTTACGTGGCGACGGCACGCCAGTGCTCGACTACCAGGTGTCCGACTACGCCTGGGACGGCCTGCGCCGTGCGTTCCACAGCATGGCTGAGATCCAGTTTGCGGCGGGGGCCAAGTCGGTGAAGCCGTTGCATCATGATGCGCGCTACGTCAAAACCCTCGGTGAAGCCCGCACGCTGATCGACGGTCTCAACCTGGAATTGCACCGCACCTGCCTGGGCAGCGCCCATGTGATGGGCGGTTGCGCGATGGGCGAAGACCCGAAAAAATCGGTGGCCGACAGCCTTGGTCGGCATCATCAGTTGCGCAACTTGTCGATCCACGACGGCTCGTTATTCCCCACCAGCATTGGGGCCAATCCACAATTATCGGTGTACGGATTGACCGCCCAACTGGCGACAGCCTTGGCCGAACGTCTGAAAACAGCGTGA
- a CDS encoding TetR/AcrR family transcriptional regulator, with protein MAPRVKTSERIVQTSLELFNQQGERSVSTNHIAAHMEISPGNLYYHFPNKQAIIAVLFREYEALVDSFLRPPQGRAVTVEDKRFYLQAVLAGMWRYRFLHRDLEHLLESDPELATGYRRFSQRCLTQGNAIYQGFVDAGILNMDPIQTEALTLNAWIILTSWVRFLCTTNENSAHLSAEAIKRGVYQVLVLEAGFVTPEAKDAVDALFKEFYVPLNQALEEVK; from the coding sequence ATGGCACCACGAGTAAAGACCAGCGAGCGCATTGTGCAAACCAGCCTGGAGCTTTTTAACCAGCAGGGCGAGCGCAGCGTCAGTACCAACCATATTGCCGCCCATATGGAGATTTCGCCGGGCAACCTGTACTACCACTTCCCCAACAAGCAGGCGATCATCGCTGTGCTGTTTCGCGAATACGAAGCCTTGGTGGACAGTTTTCTGCGCCCGCCCCAGGGCCGCGCCGTGACCGTTGAAGACAAGCGCTTCTACCTGCAAGCCGTGCTGGCGGGCATGTGGCGGTATCGCTTCCTGCACCGCGACCTTGAGCACTTGCTGGAGAGCGACCCGGAGTTGGCCACCGGCTACCGGCGTTTTTCCCAGCGCTGCCTGACCCAAGGCAATGCCATCTACCAGGGGTTTGTCGATGCCGGCATTCTCAACATGGACCCGATACAAACCGAAGCACTGACCCTCAACGCATGGATCATCCTGACGTCGTGGGTACGGTTTTTGTGCACCACCAATGAAAACTCCGCCCACTTGAGCGCCGAGGCGATCAAGCGCGGGGTGTATCAGGTGCTGGTGCTGGAGGCGGGTTTTGTCACGCCCGAAGCCAAAGATGCGGTGGATGCGTTGTTCAAAGAGTTTTACGTGCCGTTGAATCAGGCGCTGGAAGAAGTGAAGTAG
- a CDS encoding YfhL family 4Fe-4S dicluster ferredoxin has protein sequence MSLIITDDCINCDVCEPECPNAAISQGEEIYVIDPNLCTQCVGHYDEPQCQQVCPVDCIPLDEAHPESEEQLMEKYRKITGKA, from the coding sequence ATGTCCCTGATCATCACCGACGATTGCATCAATTGCGACGTCTGCGAACCCGAGTGCCCGAACGCTGCCATTTCCCAAGGTGAAGAGATCTACGTGATCGATCCTAACCTGTGCACGCAGTGTGTTGGCCACTATGACGAACCCCAGTGCCAACAGGTGTGCCCGGTGGATTGCATTCCGTTGGATGAAGCTCATCCGGAGTCGGAAGAGCAACTGATGGAGAAGTACCGCAAGATTACCGGTAAGGCTTAA
- a CDS encoding insulinase family protein, with amino-acid sequence MSDRKSSRLIFPGLIVVTLIAASAVYFLRPSESVASPALEKAQSANKLQSLAELDGKAPTNRKLDVQTWTTAEGAKVLFVEAHELPMFDMRILFAAGSSQDGDVPGLALMTNAMLNEGVPGKDVSQIARDFEGLGADFGNGAYRDMALVSLRSLSESDKRDAALTLFDQVIGKPTFPADSLARIKNQILAGFEYQKQNPAKLASLELFKRLYGDHPYAHPSEGTPQSVPKITLAQLQAFHAKAYAAGNAVIAVVGDLTRAEAEAMTAKVSASLPKGPALAKIAQPTEPKAGLSHIEFPSKQTHLLFAQLGIDRADPDYAALSLGNQILGGGGFGTRLMSEVREKRGLTYGVYSGFSPMQVRGPFMINLQTRAEMSGGTLRLVEDVLADYLKTGPTQKELDDAKRELAGSFPLSTASNADIVGQLGAMGFYNLPLSYLEDFMKQSQALTVEQVKAAMNKHLSADKMVIVTAGPTIAQKPLPPPTDKPAEQPLGVPEH; translated from the coding sequence ATGAGTGATCGCAAAAGCAGCCGCCTGATCTTCCCCGGCCTGATCGTTGTCACCTTGATCGCGGCGAGCGCCGTGTATTTCCTGCGCCCGAGCGAATCCGTGGCCAGCCCGGCGCTGGAAAAAGCTCAATCGGCCAACAAGCTGCAGTCGCTGGCGGAGCTGGACGGCAAGGCGCCGACCAACCGCAAGCTCGACGTGCAAACCTGGACCACCGCCGAAGGCGCTAAGGTACTGTTCGTCGAAGCCCACGAGCTGCCGATGTTCGACATGCGCATCCTGTTCGCCGCCGGCAGCAGTCAGGACGGCGACGTACCGGGCCTGGCGCTGATGACCAACGCCATGCTCAACGAAGGCGTGCCGGGCAAGGATGTGAGCCAGATCGCCCGCGACTTCGAAGGCCTGGGCGCGGACTTTGGCAATGGCGCCTACCGCGACATGGCGCTGGTATCCCTGCGCAGCTTGAGCGAGAGCGATAAACGCGACGCGGCCCTGACGCTGTTTGATCAGGTGATCGGCAAGCCGACCTTCCCGGCCGACTCGCTGGCCCGGATCAAGAACCAGATCCTCGCCGGTTTCGAATACCAGAAGCAGAACCCGGCCAAGCTGGCCAGCCTTGAGCTGTTCAAGCGCCTGTATGGCGACCACCCTTACGCTCACCCGAGCGAAGGCACGCCCCAGAGCGTTCCGAAGATTACCCTGGCACAGTTGCAGGCGTTCCACGCCAAGGCTTACGCCGCGGGTAACGCAGTGATTGCCGTGGTAGGCGACCTCACCCGCGCCGAAGCCGAGGCCATGACGGCCAAGGTGTCGGCCTCGCTGCCCAAAGGACCCGCCTTGGCGAAGATCGCCCAACCGACCGAACCCAAGGCCGGCTTGAGCCATATCGAGTTCCCGTCCAAGCAGACGCACTTGCTGTTCGCGCAACTGGGCATCGACCGTGCCGACCCGGACTACGCAGCGTTGTCGCTGGGTAACCAGATCCTCGGCGGCGGTGGTTTCGGCACCCGCTTGATGAGCGAGGTGCGTGAGAAGCGCGGCCTGACCTACGGCGTGTACTCCGGTTTCTCACCGATGCAGGTACGTGGCCCGTTCATGATCAACCTGCAGACCCGCGCCGAAATGAGCGGCGGCACTCTGCGCCTGGTGGAGGACGTGCTGGCCGACTACCTCAAGACCGGCCCGACTCAAAAGGAACTGGATGACGCCAAGCGTGAGCTGGCAGGCAGCTTCCCACTGTCTACCGCCAGCAACGCCGATATCGTCGGACAGCTGGGGGCAATGGGTTTCTACAACCTGCCGCTGAGCTATCTTGAGGATTTCATGAAACAATCCCAGGCCCTGACCGTAGAGCAGGTCAAGGCTGCAATGAACAAACACTTGAGCGCCGACAAAATGGTCATCGTGACCGCCGGCCCGACGATTGCGCAAAAGCCACTACCGCCCCCCACTGATAAACCTGCCGAGCAGCCGCTCGGGGTTCCGGAGCATTAA
- a CDS encoding class I SAM-dependent rRNA methyltransferase: protein MSLPSLRLKANADRRLRNGHLWVYSNEIDVAATPLHGFQAGDQAILEAAGGKTLGIVAMSPNNLICARLLSRDIKLPLDKSLLVHRLNVALSLRDRLFDKPFYRLVYGDSDLLPGLVVDRFGDILVVQIASATMEAHKEDVIAALTQVLKPSGILFKNDSAARDAEGLNRYVETVFGLVPEWVALEENGVKFEAPVIQGQKTGWFYDHRMNRARLAPYAKGKRVLDLYSYIGGWGVQAAAFGASEVFCVDASAFALDGVERNAALNGFAEKMTCIEGDVFEALKELKASEERFDVIVADPPAFIKRKKDMKNGEGAYRRLNEQAMRLLSKDGILVSASCSMHLPEDDLQNILLTSARHLDRNIQMLERGGQGPDHPVHPAIAETRYIKSITCRLLPNS from the coding sequence ATGTCCCTGCCAAGCCTGCGTCTCAAAGCCAACGCCGATCGTCGTTTGCGCAACGGCCACCTGTGGGTCTACAGCAACGAAATCGACGTGGCCGCCACCCCACTCCACGGTTTCCAGGCAGGCGACCAGGCCATCCTGGAAGCCGCCGGCGGCAAGACCCTGGGCATCGTGGCCATGAGCCCGAACAACCTGATCTGCGCTCGCCTGCTGTCGCGCGACATCAAGCTGCCGCTGGACAAGTCGCTGCTGGTGCACCGCCTGAACGTCGCCCTGTCCCTGCGTGATCGCTTGTTCGACAAGCCGTTCTACCGCCTGGTCTACGGCGATTCCGACCTGTTGCCAGGCCTGGTCGTCGACCGTTTCGGCGACATCCTGGTGGTACAGATCGCCTCGGCGACCATGGAAGCCCATAAGGAAGACGTGATCGCTGCGCTGACCCAAGTGCTCAAGCCTAGCGGCATCCTGTTCAAGAACGACTCCGCCGCGCGCGACGCCGAAGGCCTCAACCGCTACGTCGAAACCGTGTTCGGCCTGGTGCCGGAGTGGGTTGCGCTGGAAGAAAACGGCGTGAAATTCGAAGCCCCGGTGATCCAGGGCCAGAAGACCGGCTGGTTCTACGACCACCGCATGAACCGCGCACGCCTGGCCCCGTATGCCAAAGGCAAACGCGTGCTCGACCTGTACAGCTACATCGGCGGCTGGGGCGTGCAAGCTGCAGCCTTCGGCGCCAGTGAAGTGTTCTGTGTCGACGCCTCCGCCTTCGCTCTCGATGGCGTTGAGCGCAATGCCGCGCTGAACGGCTTTGCCGAGAAGATGACCTGCATCGAAGGCGACGTGTTTGAAGCCCTGAAAGAACTGAAAGCCAGCGAAGAACGCTTCGACGTGATCGTCGCCGACCCACCGGCCTTCATCAAACGCAAAAAAGACATGAAGAACGGCGAAGGCGCCTACCGCCGCCTCAACGAGCAAGCCATGCGCCTGCTCAGCAAGGACGGCATCCTCGTCAGCGCTTCATGCTCCATGCACTTGCCAGAAGATGACCTGCAGAACATCCTGCTGACCAGCGCTCGTCACTTGGACCGCAATATCCAGATGCTGGAGCGTGGCGGCCAGGGCCCGGATCACCCAGTGCACCCGGCGATTGCCGAAACGCGCTACATCAAGAGCATTACGTGCCGGTTGTTGCCTAACAGCTGA
- a CDS encoding insulinase family protein translates to MNALARHAAGLLFSTVCLPLSALAADPQPTHEFTLDNGLKVVVREDHRAPVVVSQVWYKVGSSYETPGQTGLSHALEHMMFKGSAKVGPGEASLILRDLGAEENAFTSDDYTAYYQVLARDRLGVAFELEADRMASLRLPADEFSREIEVIKEERRLRTDDNPMSKAYERFKAMAYPASGYHTPTIGWMADLDRMKVEELRHWYQSWYVPNNATLVVVGDVTPDEVKTLAQRYFGPIPKRDVPPAKIPMELAEPGERLLTMKVQTQLPSVILGFNVPGLATAEDKRSVQALRLISALLDGGYSARISEQLERGEELVSAASTSYDAYTRGDSLFTLSATPNQQKKKTIAQAEAGLWRLLDELKAKPPTAAELERIRAQVIAGLVYQRDSITSQATAIGSLETVGLSWKLMDTELADLQSVTPEDIQKAARTYFTRERLSVAHVLPQETAHE, encoded by the coding sequence ATGAATGCTCTAGCCCGCCACGCCGCAGGCCTGCTGTTCAGCACAGTTTGTCTGCCTCTTTCAGCCTTGGCTGCCGATCCACAACCCACCCATGAATTCACCCTGGATAACGGCCTGAAGGTGGTCGTGCGCGAAGACCATCGCGCGCCGGTGGTGGTTTCCCAGGTCTGGTACAAGGTCGGTTCGAGCTACGAAACCCCGGGCCAGACCGGTTTGTCTCACGCACTGGAACACATGATGTTCAAGGGCAGCGCCAAGGTCGGCCCCGGCGAAGCCTCGCTGATCCTGCGCGACCTGGGCGCCGAAGAAAACGCCTTCACCAGCGACGATTACACCGCCTACTACCAAGTGCTGGCCCGTGACCGCCTGGGCGTGGCCTTCGAACTGGAAGCCGACCGCATGGCCAGCCTGCGCCTGCCCGCCGACGAGTTCAGCCGTGAAATCGAGGTGATCAAGGAAGAGCGCCGTCTGCGCACTGACGACAATCCGATGTCCAAGGCCTACGAGCGCTTCAAGGCCATGGCCTACCCCGCCAGCGGCTACCACACGCCGACCATCGGCTGGATGGCCGACCTGGACCGCATGAAAGTCGAAGAGCTGCGCCACTGGTACCAATCCTGGTATGTGCCGAACAACGCCACGCTGGTGGTGGTCGGCGATGTCACTCCAGATGAAGTCAAAACCCTGGCCCAGCGGTATTTCGGCCCGATTCCCAAGCGTGACGTGCCGCCCGCCAAGATCCCAATGGAACTGGCCGAGCCTGGCGAACGCCTGCTGACCATGAAAGTGCAGACCCAGCTGCCCAGCGTGATACTCGGTTTCAACGTGCCCGGCCTGGCCACTGCCGAAGACAAGCGCTCGGTCCAGGCCCTGCGCCTGATCTCGGCCCTGTTGGACGGCGGCTACAGTGCGCGCATCTCCGAGCAACTGGAGCGCGGTGAAGAGTTGGTCTCCGCCGCCTCCACCAGCTACGACGCCTATACACGTGGCGACAGCCTGTTCACCCTTTCGGCCACGCCGAACCAGCAGAAGAAAAAGACCATCGCCCAAGCCGAAGCCGGCCTGTGGCGCCTGCTGGATGAACTGAAAGCCAAGCCACCGACCGCCGCAGAACTGGAACGCATCCGCGCCCAGGTCATTGCCGGCCTGGTCTACCAGCGTGACTCCATCACCAGCCAAGCCACGGCCATCGGCTCGCTGGAAACCGTTGGCCTGTCATGGAAACTGATGGACACGGAGCTTGCCGACCTGCAAAGCGTGACCCCAGAAGATATCCAGAAAGCTGCGCGCACCTATTTCACCCGCGAACGTCTCAGCGTCGCCCATGTTCTGCCTCAGGAGACCGCTCATGAGTGA
- the rsmD gene encoding 16S rRNA (guanine(966)-N(2))-methyltransferase RsmD — translation MSPKKPVHNVHNGVGQLRIIGGEWRSRKLSFPDVVGLRPTPDRVRETLFNWLAPYIAGAKVLDPFAGSGALFLEALSRGAALGQALDASNVAVSSLKEHLGTLRCTTGQVQTADALRYLETQPASEFDVVFLDPPFNQNLLPTVCALLEERQWLAPDSWIYTESETAPSTLGLPAGWRLHREQKSGRVYYALWQRLVESAA, via the coding sequence ATCTCGCCCAAAAAACCTGTCCACAACGTGCATAACGGTGTGGGCCAACTTCGCATCATTGGCGGCGAATGGCGCAGCCGCAAGCTGAGCTTCCCCGACGTGGTGGGCCTGCGCCCGACGCCGGACCGTGTGCGTGAAACCCTGTTCAACTGGCTCGCGCCGTATATCGCGGGCGCCAAGGTGCTGGACCCGTTCGCGGGCAGCGGCGCCTTGTTCCTGGAGGCACTGTCCCGTGGCGCCGCCTTGGGCCAGGCGTTGGACGCCAGCAATGTGGCGGTTTCAAGCCTCAAGGAACACTTGGGCACGCTGCGCTGCACCACTGGCCAGGTCCAGACCGCTGACGCCTTGCGCTACCTGGAAACCCAGCCGGCCAGCGAATTCGACGTGGTATTCCTCGACCCACCGTTCAACCAGAACCTGCTGCCGACCGTGTGCGCCCTGCTGGAAGAGCGCCAATGGCTGGCGCCGGATTCGTGGATCTACACTGAAAGCGAGACCGCACCGTCCACACTCGGCTTGCCGGCTGGCTGGCGCTTGCACCGGGAGCAGAAGTCCGGGCGGGTGTATTACGCGTTGTGGCAGCGGCTGGTCGAAAGCGCCGCCTAG
- a CDS encoding bifunctional DNA-formamidopyrimidine glycosylase/DNA-(apurinic or apyrimidinic site) lyase — translation MPELPEVETTRRGIAPHLKGQRVSRVVVRERRLRWPIPEDLDVRLSGQRIVLVERRAKYLLINAEVGTLISHLGMSGNLRLVEAGLPAAKHEHVDIELESGLALRYTDPRRFGAMLWSQDPHNHELLIRLGPEPLTDLFDGERLFKLSRGRSMAVKPFIMDNAVVVGVGNIYATEALFAAGIDPRREAGGISRARYLKLAIEIKRVLAAAIERGGTTLRDFIGGDGQPGYFQQELFVYGRGGEACKVCGTELRNVVLGQRASVFCPKCQS, via the coding sequence ATGCCCGAGTTACCTGAAGTCGAAACCACCCGGCGCGGAATCGCGCCACACCTGAAAGGCCAGCGCGTCAGCCGCGTGGTGGTACGTGAGCGGCGCCTGCGCTGGCCGATCCCGGAAGACCTGGATGTGCGCCTGTCCGGGCAGCGCATCGTGCTGGTGGAACGGCGGGCCAAGTACCTGTTGATCAATGCCGAAGTGGGCACCTTGATCAGTCACTTGGGCATGTCGGGCAACCTGCGATTGGTTGAAGCCGGCTTGCCGGCGGCCAAACATGAACACGTGGATATCGAGTTGGAGTCGGGCCTGGCCCTGCGCTACACCGACCCACGGCGTTTTGGCGCGATGCTCTGGAGCCAGGACCCGCACAACCACGAGCTGCTGATTCGCCTGGGTCCGGAGCCGTTGACCGACCTGTTTGATGGCGAGCGGTTGTTCAAGCTGTCCCGTGGGCGTTCGATGGCGGTGAAGCCGTTCATCATGGATAACGCGGTGGTGGTGGGCGTGGGCAATATCTACGCGACGGAAGCGCTATTTGCGGCCGGGATTGATCCGCGTCGTGAGGCGGGTGGTATTTCGCGGGCGCGTTATCTGAAGCTGGCGATCGAGATCAAGCGCGTACTGGCCGCTGCGATCGAGCGCGGCGGTACTACGTTGCGCGACTTTATCGGTGGGGACGGGCAGCCGGGGTATTTCCAGCAGGAGCTGTTTGTTTATGGCCGGGGCGGCGAAGCCTGCAAGGTCTGCGGGACTGAGCTGCGCAATGTGGTGCTGGGGCAGCGGGCGAGTGTGTTTTGTCCCAAGTGCCAGAGCTGA